GCTGCGGAGCGAACAGCTGCCGGGTCTTCCTGATGTGTCGGTGGAACTGCTCGACCTGCTGCGGGCAGCCGTGTCCGTGGACGACGCCGCGCGGCCCACGGCGGAGCAGCTGCGGGACTGGCTGATCGGGCTCGACCTCGCGGAGGTGGACCGCGCGCGACCGGTCGCGCCGAGCCTGCTTGGCGGGCGGGGCAGTGCGCGCGTGGGGAAGCGCAGCGCCGTGTTGATCACCGCCATCAGCGGGACGCTCGGTGTCGTCGGTGGAGTGACCAGCGCGGGCGGTACCGGCACCAGCGCCGGTGCGGTCACGACTGCGACGACCGGGGGAAGAGCGGTCACCAAGGTCGTGGTGGTGTCCGTGGTCGTCGCGGCGGTCGGCGTCGGCGGAGGCTACGTCGGGAAGCAGATCTACGACGACGCGACGTGCGACAACGTCGTGGCGGACAAGCAGTCCGCGCAGGTGCTCAGCGACGGCGCGGACCTGGTCGACCAGGCCGGGTACGAGTTCACGCTGCGGCTGGGGGAGCGGATCACCACCAGCGGGGCGGCCGACCCTTCCGCGAAGGAAGTGCGCTTTTCACTGCCCGCCAATGAGGAGGGACGCCTTGTCGGCGGCAAGTTCTACGCCGGGCGCGCCGACAAATGGGCCGAGGTCGACCCCGCCTCCGACAAGGGAAAGCTCCTGGCGGCCGCCGCGGCGCCGATCGAGGCGGTGAAAGCCGTGCTGCCGAGGGTGGCCACGATCAACCGGAACGGCTGCGACTTCGACGGCACGCTCACCCGGGAGGGGAAGCAGCCGATCCCCTTCACGGCGAGCGTCGAAAAGGACAGGGGCCGCCTGGTCTCCTTCGCGTCGGGGGAAGTCGAAGCCAGGTTCAGCAACTTCGAAGTTCCCGTCGACGTACCCGCGCCGTCCGTCGCACCGAAGACGGTTCAAGGCATCTGGGAGCAGAAGCGGGAAGGTGGCTACGTCAATCGACTTCTGGTGAACAACTCTTTCGTTCGGATAGTGCCGATATCACCGTCGGGAGGGGACGACGTCGCTTCGGGCTGCATCAAACAGGGGCAGACCGACCCGGCGGTGCCGAGTCTCCAGGTCACGCTGGAGTGTCCACCGGACCTCTCGCCCGGCAGGCTCGCCGCGGTGACCATCCGGGTGGTGGGGGACAGGGAGGTCGTCGTCGACGGCGTCCGGACGTTGAGCGGGACCTACGCGCTGGTCCAGCGGTGACCCGCCTGCCCGGCGCACGGCCGCCGAGCCTGCGCGAATTCGGTCTCTCAATGGGAGTGGTCCGCGTGTCGCGGTGAGTGCGGCCATTGGTGCCCATAGGGTGAGCGGTTGCCGGTCGCGCCGCTGACGCAGGGTGTCCAGGTAATTCCAGGCAGGTGCCGTGGTGAATGGGTCGCAACGGGATCGCCGCGTAGTTGGTCACGTGTTTACGGGCGCACAGTTCGCTTACCCCTACGGGGATGTGAATGCCAGGGGACGGCTTGATAGCGTTACGCCCAACACCTGCTCAGTCACTTTCTAGTGAGGCGCACTCATGGCACAACGCACTATCGTCCAGCTGATCGACGACTTGGACGGCAGCACCAGCAGTGACATTTCCCGCGTCGAGTTCGGCCTGGACGGTCTCACCTACGAGATCGACCTGAACGAGTCGAACGCGGCCGCGCTGCGGGACAAGCTCGCTCCCTTTGTCGAGGCCGCTCGCCGCATCGGTGGCCGGGCCAAGTCGGGCACCGGCAGGCGCGCCGCGGGGGAGGGGCGCAGCAAGGAGGAGACCAAGGCCATCCGGGACTGGGCCAAGGCCAACGGGCACGAGGTCTCCGACCGGGGTCGCATCCCCGGCAACGTGATCGAGGCGTTCGAGGCCGCGCGCGCCTGAGTTGGGCTGAGCCCGCTGCCGATCGGCAGCGGGCCTTCTTCGGTCGACAGAATTCTACTAGCTCAATGATTTCAGTGTCGAGTGAAATCAATCTCACCAAAAAGCCAACAACACAAAGCGCAAGGACGGGAGCCTGGGAGGATGCCGGGGTGATGAGGAAGTGAGGCGGCCGGTCACGCGGGTCGTGTGCGCGTGGTGCGGGCTCGAACGGAACCGGTTGGTGCAGTCGGGAATGCCGCTCTGGTGGTGCTCGGACGCCTGCCGGGGCGCGTCACGGCGCGGAGCGAGGGCCGAGCCGGGGCAGCGCGTGGAGCTGGGGCGCGATCGCAGGCGCCGGGAGCGGCTGGAGCGGCTGCACGCGATCTTCGACCGGATCACGCCGCTGACACCGCTGTCCTATGTGGACGC
The window above is part of the Allokutzneria albata genome. Proteins encoded here:
- a CDS encoding protein kinase domain-containing protein, yielding MSDTDGALPTGFEVVELIDEDPVATTYLVRGPRRDAVLTVARSRVADEERAECLRWADALTIAAASPNIADVISAGLTHDGRPHLVCATGETLSARICDSRALSLWTAQAYGVGIADALAAAHAAGLSHGAVQPGTVLVIDDGAVLAGFGTTAPGLTAPGVVDVYTAPEHIAAVSAGRVEASEAGDIYSLGVTLYVVLGGTVPWQDAPMDLALRSEQLPGLPDVSVELLDLLRAAVSVDDAARPTAEQLRDWLIGLDLAEVDRARPVAPSLLGGRGSARVGKRSAVLITAISGTLGVVGGVTSAGGTGTSAGAVTTATTGGRAVTKVVVVSVVVAAVGVGGGYVGKQIYDDATCDNVVADKQSAQVLSDGADLVDQAGYEFTLRLGERITTSGAADPSAKEVRFSLPANEEGRLVGGKFYAGRADKWAEVDPASDKGKLLAAAAAPIEAVKAVLPRVATINRNGCDFDGTLTREGKQPIPFTASVEKDRGRLVSFASGEVEARFSNFEVPVDVPAPSVAPKTVQGIWEQKREGGYVNRLLVNNSFVRIVPISPSGGDDVASGCIKQGQTDPAVPSLQVTLECPPDLSPGRLAAVTIRVVGDREVVVDGVRTLSGTYALVQR
- a CDS encoding histone-like nucleoid-structuring protein Lsr2; translation: MAQRTIVQLIDDLDGSTSSDISRVEFGLDGLTYEIDLNESNAAALRDKLAPFVEAARRIGGRAKSGTGRRAAGEGRSKEETKAIRDWAKANGHEVSDRGRIPGNVIEAFEAARA